From Halobacillus sp. Marseille-Q1614, the proteins below share one genomic window:
- a CDS encoding S1 RNA-binding domain-containing protein, with amino-acid sequence MNNNLTGTIQKVKVIKKKSDGYIVTDGEHEILLPNDQAEEESFEQDQMIEVFIYENRDKQVVATTVIPEATMESYGWAEVEEVVPHLGAFVNIGLDKAFLVSVDHLPKLKRVWPKEGDSLFVSLEKDKKGRIFAEPITEGEIQEDIIAAPESLLRTEVAARVYRSTKAGSFVLTGEGYRGFIHPHERTEEPRLGEQVDGRVIDVKEDGTINISLRPLKQEVMDEDAELIYNYLVENDGVMNLTDKSDPDEIRETFQISKSAFKRAIGKLLKERKIIQADGQTKINHEE; translated from the coding sequence ATGAATAATAATCTAACAGGTACCATTCAAAAGGTAAAAGTAATTAAGAAAAAGTCTGACGGCTACATCGTTACAGATGGAGAACATGAAATCCTTCTTCCAAATGACCAGGCAGAGGAAGAATCATTTGAACAGGATCAGATGATCGAAGTGTTTATCTACGAAAATAGAGATAAGCAAGTAGTGGCGACTACCGTCATTCCGGAAGCCACTATGGAATCTTATGGGTGGGCAGAAGTGGAAGAAGTCGTTCCTCACCTCGGGGCTTTTGTAAATATCGGTCTGGATAAAGCTTTTCTCGTTTCAGTAGATCACCTGCCTAAACTGAAAAGAGTCTGGCCTAAAGAAGGGGACAGCCTGTTTGTAAGTCTTGAAAAAGACAAAAAGGGTAGAATATTTGCAGAGCCAATCACAGAAGGGGAAATTCAGGAAGATATCATTGCTGCGCCTGAGTCTCTATTGCGTACAGAAGTCGCAGCGCGTGTGTACCGCTCAACGAAAGCAGGGTCCTTTGTGCTAACAGGAGAAGGGTATAGAGGGTTTATTCACCCCCATGAGAGAACAGAAGAACCTAGGCTCGGCGAACAGGTAGATGGAAGAGTAATTGACGTAAAAGAAGATGGAACAATCAATATCTCATTAAGACCACTGAAACAGGAGGTAATGGATGAAGATGCGGAGTTAATTTACAACTACCTTGTAGAAAACGACGGCGTCATGAACTTAACAGATAAAAGTGATCCAGATGAGATCAGAGAAACTTTCCAGATTAGCAAATCTGCATTTAAACGGGCTATTGGAAAACTGCTAAAAGAAAGAAAAATTATTCAGGCAGACGGCCAGACGAAGATCAATCATGAAGAATAA
- a CDS encoding ABC-F family ATP-binding cassette domain-containing protein: MLNVTNVSLRYGDQKLFEDVNIKFTPGNCYGLIGANGAGKSTFLKILSGEIEPQTGDVSLKNDQRLAVLKQNHFEYDEYPVLQTVIMGHSRLYEVMQEKDAIYMKGDFTEEDGMRAAELEGEFAEMNGWEADSEAARLLTGLGISEDLHDKKMQELSGSEKVKVLLAQALFGNPDVLLLDEPTNHLDINAIQWLEDFLIDFENTVIVVSHDRHFLNNVCTHIADLDFGKIQIYVGNYDFWYESSQLAQRMAEEQNKKKEEKIKDLKEFVARFSANASKSKQATSRKKLLEKITLDDIQPSSRKYPYIAFKADREIGNDLLTVKNLSKTVDGVKVLNNVSFTLNKDDKVALVGSNEVAKTTLFQILMGEIEPDEGTYKWGITTSQSYFPKDNSKFFERDDINLVEWLRQYSPEDETETFLRGFLGRMLFSGEEALKKSNVLSGGEKVRCMLSKMMLSGANVLLLDEPTNHLDLESITSLNKGLIKFKGSIIFASHDHEFIQTIANRIIELTPQGIIDKEMTYDEYLKDPEVKRQLASL, from the coding sequence ATGTTAAATGTAACTAATGTAAGTCTTCGTTACGGTGATCAGAAACTGTTTGAAGACGTAAATATAAAATTTACCCCAGGAAACTGTTATGGCCTTATCGGTGCGAATGGCGCCGGGAAGTCTACATTTCTTAAAATTTTGAGCGGAGAAATTGAACCTCAGACAGGTGACGTTTCTTTAAAGAATGACCAGAGACTCGCTGTATTAAAGCAGAACCACTTCGAGTACGATGAATACCCTGTGCTGCAAACAGTTATTATGGGACACAGCCGTTTATATGAAGTCATGCAGGAAAAAGATGCGATTTATATGAAAGGCGATTTCACGGAAGAAGACGGCATGAGAGCTGCTGAACTTGAAGGCGAGTTTGCTGAAATGAATGGCTGGGAAGCTGATTCGGAAGCTGCCCGTCTATTAACAGGTCTTGGCATCTCAGAGGATCTTCACGATAAAAAGATGCAGGAGCTGTCAGGTTCTGAAAAAGTGAAAGTGCTATTAGCTCAGGCACTCTTTGGAAATCCCGATGTGCTTCTGCTGGATGAGCCGACCAACCACCTTGATATCAATGCGATTCAGTGGCTTGAGGACTTTTTAATTGATTTTGAGAACACCGTAATCGTTGTGTCTCACGATCGTCACTTCCTTAATAACGTATGTACCCACATTGCAGATTTAGACTTTGGAAAAATTCAAATCTATGTCGGCAACTACGATTTCTGGTATGAATCAAGTCAGTTAGCGCAGAGAATGGCGGAAGAGCAGAACAAAAAGAAAGAAGAAAAAATTAAAGATCTAAAAGAGTTTGTGGCGCGATTTAGTGCTAATGCTTCTAAATCAAAACAGGCAACATCCCGTAAGAAGCTACTCGAGAAAATTACGCTCGATGATATTCAGCCGTCTTCCCGTAAATATCCGTATATCGCATTTAAAGCTGACCGCGAAATCGGAAATGATTTACTGACAGTCAAAAACCTCAGCAAAACCGTTGACGGGGTAAAGGTTTTAAACAATGTAAGCTTTACGTTAAATAAGGATGATAAAGTCGCTCTTGTTGGAAGTAATGAAGTAGCCAAGACGACTTTATTCCAAATCTTAATGGGTGAAATCGAACCTGATGAAGGAACGTATAAGTGGGGAATTACGACTTCTCAAAGCTACTTCCCTAAAGATAACTCTAAGTTCTTTGAGCGCGATGACATTAACTTAGTAGAGTGGCTTCGTCAATATTCTCCTGAAGATGAAACAGAAACATTCTTACGCGGTTTCCTAGGAAGAATGCTGTTCTCAGGAGAAGAAGCCTTAAAGAAATCCAACGTATTATCCGGTGGAGAGAAAGTCCGCTGCATGCTTTCTAAAATGATGCTCTCCGGGGCAAACGTTCTGCTGCTGGATGAGCCGACCAACCACTTGGATCTTGAGTCTATTACGTCCTTGAACAAAGGATTAATTAAGTTTAAAGGATCGATTATCTTTGCTTCTCATGACCATGAGTTTATTCAAACCATTGCTAATCGCATTATTGAATTAACACCGCAAGGGATAATTGATAAAGAGATGACCTATGATGAATATCTTAAGGATCCAGAAGTGAAAAGGCAGTTAGCAAGTTTATAA
- a CDS encoding YiiX/YebB-like N1pC/P60 family cysteine hydrolase, translated as MRRSAFISAVVAGLITFLMRPKKVLAPTHGVERNVYPHSKVPISPGDLLFSPIGKSESKYVGHVGIVTFQQEVVHSIPSGLVNDPIPHYFEKFRSISVYSAKNSEAGAKAAEYVESILEEQRNSRYRVFTPLQVINQEQYCTKIVWQAYYYGSGINLGRLPKASRAIHPQLLKDRRHLNRLI; from the coding sequence ATGAGAAGATCCGCCTTTATATCTGCTGTAGTTGCTGGATTAATCACCTTTTTAATGCGGCCCAAAAAAGTACTTGCACCTACACATGGAGTTGAGCGTAACGTTTATCCTCATTCGAAGGTTCCTATTTCTCCTGGCGATTTGTTATTTTCTCCAATTGGCAAAAGCGAATCAAAATATGTCGGGCATGTCGGAATCGTTACTTTTCAACAGGAGGTTGTTCATTCGATCCCCTCCGGCCTAGTAAATGACCCGATACCTCACTATTTTGAAAAGTTTCGTTCCATATCTGTGTATAGTGCCAAAAATTCTGAAGCCGGCGCAAAAGCAGCTGAGTATGTTGAATCCATTTTAGAGGAACAGAGAAATAGTCGTTATCGCGTATTTACTCCCTTACAAGTAATCAACCAGGAGCAATATTGTACTAAAATTGTGTGGCAGGCTTACTATTATGGATCCGGAATTAATCTCGGTCGTCTGCCTAAAGCAAGCCGGGCAATCCATCCTCAGCTTTTAAAAGACAGACGGCATTTAAACAGACTAATATAA
- a CDS encoding VOC family protein, translated as MINKVGQIMLYVDDQDKAVKFWTEKLGFCVISDENNGQGMRWIEIAPAKESETSIILHNKELVAKMDPELNLGTPSLMFFTKNLEELRNKLSSEDITVGEIVNMPSGTVFNFADHENNYFAVMEKND; from the coding sequence ATGATTAATAAAGTTGGTCAAATTATGCTGTATGTAGACGATCAGGATAAAGCAGTGAAATTTTGGACAGAAAAATTGGGTTTCTGCGTAATTTCTGATGAAAATAACGGTCAAGGAATGCGATGGATTGAAATAGCACCAGCAAAGGAATCAGAAACAAGTATAATACTTCACAATAAAGAATTAGTGGCTAAAATGGATCCGGAATTAAATCTAGGAACACCTTCGTTAATGTTTTTCACCAAAAACCTTGAGGAGTTACGTAACAAACTATCCAGCGAAGACATAACAGTTGGTGAAATAGTAAATATGCCGTCTGGCACAGTATTTAACTTTGCAGATCATGAAAATAACTATTTCGCAGTTATGGAAAAGAATGACTAG
- a CDS encoding NAD-dependent epimerase/dehydratase family protein, whose protein sequence is MRIIVAGGDGFCGWPTALHLSKQGHEVTIVDNLARRKIDDELRSNSVTPIASLEERVAKWKEITGKEIKTFIGDLNHYDFLREVFRQTEPEAFVHFAEQRSAPYSMIDREHAVYTQSNNVIGNLNVLYAIKEMAPDCHLIKLGTMGEYGTPNIDIEEGYIEIEHNGRKDTLPYPKQPGSFYHLSKVHDSHNIMFACKIWGIRATDLNQGIVYGLHTEDTQLDPVLYNRVDYDGVFGTALNRFINQAAIGHDITVYGSGGQTRAFLNIEDTVRCVEIAAENPADRGEFRVFNQFTEWFTVNELAERVQKIAKEEGFNTEVQKIENPRIENEDHYYHAKNTKLRDLGLEPHLLTDDVIRDILNVAVENKDRIIKENVLPSITWK, encoded by the coding sequence ATGAGAATTATAGTAGCAGGGGGAGACGGTTTTTGCGGATGGCCAACCGCACTGCACTTATCAAAGCAGGGTCATGAAGTAACGATCGTTGATAACTTAGCGAGAAGAAAAATTGACGATGAGTTACGCTCGAATTCAGTAACACCAATTGCTTCTTTAGAAGAAAGAGTAGCTAAATGGAAAGAGATTACTGGAAAAGAGATAAAAACTTTTATTGGAGATTTAAATCATTACGACTTTTTGCGTGAAGTGTTCCGCCAGACAGAACCTGAAGCGTTTGTACACTTCGCTGAGCAGCGTTCAGCTCCATATTCAATGATTGATAGAGAGCATGCTGTATATACTCAGTCTAATAATGTAATTGGTAACCTGAATGTATTGTATGCTATTAAGGAAATGGCTCCGGACTGTCACCTGATTAAATTGGGTACAATGGGAGAGTATGGTACACCAAACATTGATATTGAAGAAGGTTACATCGAGATTGAACACAATGGCCGTAAAGATACACTTCCATATCCGAAACAGCCAGGATCCTTCTATCATTTATCAAAAGTACATGACAGCCATAATATTATGTTCGCTTGTAAGATCTGGGGCATCCGTGCCACTGATTTAAACCAGGGGATCGTTTATGGGTTACATACAGAAGATACTCAGCTCGATCCTGTGTTGTATAACCGCGTGGATTACGATGGTGTCTTTGGAACAGCATTAAACCGTTTCATCAACCAGGCGGCCATCGGTCATGATATTACTGTGTACGGTTCCGGCGGACAGACAAGAGCCTTCTTAAACATTGAAGATACGGTACGCTGTGTGGAAATTGCAGCAGAGAATCCGGCTGACCGCGGAGAATTCCGTGTATTTAACCAGTTTACTGAATGGTTTACAGTGAACGAATTAGCGGAGCGTGTACAGAAGATCGCGAAAGAAGAAGGATTTAATACTGAGGTTCAGAAGATTGAGAACCCTCGTATTGAAAACGAAGATCATTACTATCATGCGAAAAACACGAAGCTTCGGGATCTCGGTTTAGAGCCTCATTTGTTAACAGATGATGTTATCCGTGATATCTTAAATGTAGCTGTTGAAAATAAAGACCGAATCATTAAGGAAAACGTATTGCCATCTATTACTTGGAAATAA
- a CDS encoding LLM class flavin-dependent oxidoreductase, which yields MRLSVLDQSPISKGETAQKALENTLELAQITEKLGYHRYWVAEHHNTNGLASSSPELLVGRVASVTKNIRVGSGGVLLPHYSPLKVAENFKMLEAMFPGRIDLGLGRSPGGGKKTRAALTDGYNKPLSSFSRQVKEVRQFLTGSIPKEHEYFGVSAKPDTPSNPQMWTLGLTERGARHAAVNGTGFTFGHFINPEHADETLAVYREKFKASDHLKEPAVNACIFVVCGETDEEAEELAQSQDMWLLQVVKGLDTRVPSIEDVKEHSFSLKESEQIEKNRKRCLIGSPSTVYKQLIELEERYESDEFLIITNIFSFKDKLRSYQLLADYVKEQES from the coding sequence ATGAGATTAAGTGTACTTGATCAAAGCCCGATTTCAAAAGGAGAGACTGCCCAAAAAGCATTAGAAAACACACTAGAGCTTGCCCAGATTACAGAAAAACTTGGCTATCACCGCTACTGGGTGGCTGAACACCATAATACAAACGGGTTAGCAAGCAGTTCCCCCGAATTATTAGTCGGCAGAGTAGCTTCTGTAACAAAAAATATCAGAGTGGGCTCAGGCGGAGTGCTTCTGCCTCATTACAGTCCATTAAAAGTCGCCGAAAATTTTAAAATGCTTGAAGCTATGTTTCCCGGTCGAATTGACTTAGGGCTAGGCCGTTCCCCGGGCGGCGGCAAGAAGACGCGTGCCGCATTAACTGATGGGTATAATAAGCCTTTAAGCTCTTTCTCGCGTCAGGTAAAAGAAGTGAGACAGTTTTTAACGGGAAGTATCCCTAAGGAGCATGAGTATTTTGGCGTCTCTGCTAAACCGGATACACCTTCTAATCCACAAATGTGGACGTTAGGACTGACAGAAAGAGGAGCCCGCCATGCGGCCGTAAACGGCACAGGCTTTACTTTTGGTCATTTTATTAATCCAGAACATGCCGACGAGACACTGGCCGTCTACCGCGAGAAGTTTAAGGCCTCAGATCATCTAAAAGAACCTGCTGTCAACGCCTGTATTTTTGTCGTGTGCGGTGAAACGGATGAAGAAGCAGAAGAACTGGCGCAGAGTCAGGATATGTGGCTCCTTCAGGTAGTCAAAGGGCTGGATACACGAGTTCCTTCTATTGAAGATGTTAAAGAACACAGTTTTTCTCTAAAAGAAAGTGAGCAAATAGAGAAGAACAGAAAAAGGTGCTTGATAGGAAGTCCTTCTACTGTTTATAAGCAGTTAATAGAGCTGGAAGAAAGATATGAGAGCGATGAATTTTTAATCATCACCAATATCTTTTCTTTTAAGGACAAGCTTAGATCCTATCAGTTGCTCGCTGACTATGTAAAAGAGCAGGAAAGTTAA
- a CDS encoding beta-galactosidase, whose product MPYLGVDYYPEHWPKEMMEEDIQGIKELGENIVRIGEFAWHLMEKKEGQFDFSFFDGVIQSLKNKGVDIMFGTPTATFPAWLASTYPSILSEDEYGHKRAFGGRRQYCFNSEIYRKYSARITEELVKHYSSENSIIAWQVDNEFGHEGSDLCYCSNCHNKFQIYLSKKYEDIDHLNESWGTIFWGQNYNDFSEIPIPTPTITTHNPSLKLDWARFRSASLNSFAHEMTSIVKKHKGAEQQVTTNVSGGFFNKWFDHAENVKPMDFVSYDNYPVWGGLEEPIPPAEIAMTLDFNRGLLDKNFWIVEELMGAQGHDVIGYLPRPNQAKMWSYQAFAHGCTDMLYFRWRGMTKGAEQFCFGVVDHDNQYGRKYKEVQSLFHEMKDYEEVLQAPIEAEIAVIYDYDNVWSWRSQQQSKDFEFKDELMRLYRPFYDLNTPIDVIPYDRELSAYKVVVVPVMQIIDEQLAEKLENFTKNGGTIVFSFRAGLKDKNNNIPFKEPLPGPVRILTGIHVQEVEALSAWRDLITAETAEVLFEYSDEFYSQYAAVTRNLFGNGKVYYIGGGLEDQAMNMIAKEITVQQEVSITETEECVEVYKRYTDQDEYSFIMNHSDQVKIFEGHSLQPYESKIIKH is encoded by the coding sequence ATGCCTTATCTTGGTGTTGATTATTATCCTGAGCATTGGCCGAAAGAAATGATGGAAGAAGATATACAAGGAATAAAAGAACTCGGAGAAAATATTGTCCGTATCGGTGAATTCGCCTGGCACTTAATGGAGAAAAAAGAAGGGCAGTTTGATTTTTCATTTTTTGATGGGGTCATTCAGTCTTTGAAAAATAAGGGGGTAGATATTATGTTTGGAACCCCGACTGCAACGTTTCCAGCCTGGCTCGCCAGTACATATCCTTCGATACTATCCGAAGACGAATACGGCCATAAAAGAGCTTTTGGCGGCCGCAGGCAATATTGTTTTAATTCAGAGATCTACCGAAAATACAGTGCCCGAATCACAGAAGAATTAGTTAAGCATTACAGCAGCGAAAACTCTATAATTGCCTGGCAGGTAGATAATGAATTTGGCCATGAAGGCAGCGATCTTTGCTACTGCAGTAACTGCCATAATAAATTTCAGATTTATCTATCTAAAAAATACGAAGATATCGATCATTTAAATGAAAGCTGGGGAACGATTTTCTGGGGGCAGAATTATAATGACTTTTCGGAAATTCCTATCCCGACACCGACGATTACCACACATAATCCAAGCTTGAAATTAGACTGGGCCAGATTCAGGTCAGCTTCACTTAACAGTTTTGCTCATGAAATGACATCAATTGTAAAGAAACATAAAGGTGCAGAGCAGCAAGTGACGACAAATGTCTCTGGCGGCTTTTTTAATAAATGGTTTGATCATGCGGAAAACGTGAAGCCGATGGATTTTGTCTCCTACGATAATTATCCGGTCTGGGGCGGCCTGGAAGAACCGATTCCACCAGCAGAAATTGCGATGACGCTTGATTTTAACCGCGGTCTGTTAGATAAGAACTTCTGGATTGTAGAAGAGTTGATGGGAGCGCAGGGGCATGATGTGATCGGTTATCTCCCTAGGCCTAATCAGGCAAAAATGTGGTCCTATCAGGCCTTCGCCCATGGCTGTACGGATATGCTGTACTTCAGATGGAGAGGAATGACAAAAGGGGCAGAACAGTTTTGTTTTGGTGTGGTGGACCACGACAATCAATATGGAAGAAAATATAAAGAGGTACAGTCACTTTTTCATGAGATGAAAGACTATGAAGAGGTTCTGCAGGCTCCTATAGAAGCTGAAATAGCTGTCATTTACGATTATGATAATGTATGGTCGTGGCGCTCACAGCAGCAGAGCAAAGACTTTGAATTTAAAGATGAGCTTATGCGTCTCTACCGGCCGTTTTACGACTTAAATACACCAATTGATGTCATTCCTTATGATCGGGAACTATCAGCTTACAAAGTAGTTGTTGTGCCTGTTATGCAGATCATTGACGAGCAGCTTGCCGAAAAACTTGAAAATTTCACGAAGAATGGCGGAACAATCGTTTTTTCTTTTAGGGCGGGTTTAAAAGATAAAAATAACAATATTCCTTTTAAGGAGCCACTTCCAGGACCTGTGCGTATTTTAACAGGAATTCATGTTCAGGAGGTAGAAGCATTATCAGCTTGGAGAGATTTAATCACCGCTGAGACAGCTGAAGTATTATTTGAATACAGTGACGAATTTTACAGCCAATATGCAGCCGTAACGAGGAATTTATTTGGTAACGGAAAAGTTTATTATATTGGCGGCGGACTCGAAGATCAGGCAATGAATATGATTGCTAAAGAGATCACCGTCCAGCAGGAAGTCTCGATTACAGAAACTGAGGAATGCGTTGAGGTTTATAAACGTTATACAGACCAGGATGAATATTCCTTTATAATGAATCACAGTGATCAAGTTAAAATTTTTGAAGGACATTCATTACAGCCGTATGAGAGTAAAATTATTAAACATTAA
- a CDS encoding 3D domain-containing protein has protein sequence MKKTAFSLAATAALTGAFATSVSADEYTVNKGDTLWGISQENNTSVDKLKELNNLDSDLILIDQQLKLSGEASAQQAETYEVKKGDTLYGIGKEHNASVDELMSWNGLSSSLIHPGDKLSVSGEAVPSEEPAEAPAEETTEEAPAEETNTEETSNDTSNDVIKEFTAEATAYTASCTGCTGVTATGIDLNKNPDQKVVAVDPDVIPLGSKVYVEGYGTAIAGDTGGAIDGNRIDLYMPNREDALDFGRQDVTIQVLAE, from the coding sequence ATGAAAAAAACAGCTTTCTCATTAGCAGCAACAGCAGCATTAACTGGAGCGTTCGCAACAAGCGTAAGCGCTGATGAATATACAGTAAACAAAGGTGACACTCTTTGGGGCATTTCTCAAGAAAATAATACTTCCGTAGACAAACTAAAAGAACTAAATAATTTAGATTCTGACTTGATTCTAATCGATCAACAGCTAAAGCTTTCTGGTGAAGCATCCGCTCAACAAGCAGAAACTTATGAAGTTAAAAAAGGTGACACTCTTTATGGTATTGGTAAAGAGCACAACGCTTCTGTGGACGAGCTTATGAGCTGGAACGGTCTATCAAGTTCACTTATTCACCCAGGCGACAAACTTTCTGTTTCCGGTGAAGCCGTTCCGTCGGAAGAACCGGCAGAAGCTCCGGCTGAGGAAACAACTGAAGAAGCCCCAGCGGAAGAAACTAATACTGAAGAAACTTCAAATGATACTAGCAATGATGTAATTAAAGAATTTACGGCAGAAGCAACTGCTTATACAGCAAGCTGCACAGGATGTACTGGAGTAACAGCTACTGGAATTGACCTGAATAAGAACCCTGATCAAAAAGTTGTAGCTGTAGACCCGGATGTTATTCCATTAGGTTCTAAAGTATACGTTGAAGGCTATGGAACAGCGATCGCTGGAGATACTGGCGGAGCTATCGATGGAAACAGAATCGATCTTTATATGCCTAATCGCGAAGACGCATTAGACTTCGGCCGTCAAGACGTTACTATCCAAGTACTTGCTGAATAG
- a CDS encoding helix-turn-helix transcriptional regulator, translating into MSHKNNPKKFALNMSAAQFTKFYIMHLLQVSEPLISEHFKAEFKKLTTNWIPAPSTLLDTLHDMTEEGLLYRKEDFKSHEKRRQKVYWYYLTDKGKEEFDVLKKKYKILFEEQLAILNQIMKDVYK; encoded by the coding sequence ATGTCTCATAAAAATAATCCGAAGAAGTTTGCTTTAAATATGAGTGCCGCTCAATTTACAAAGTTTTATATTATGCATTTGCTGCAGGTAAGTGAACCACTAATCAGCGAGCATTTTAAAGCCGAGTTTAAAAAGCTTACAACAAACTGGATCCCTGCACCCTCAACACTTCTTGATACACTGCATGATATGACTGAAGAAGGGTTACTCTATCGAAAAGAAGACTTTAAATCCCATGAAAAAAGAAGACAAAAAGTGTATTGGTATTATTTAACAGATAAAGGGAAAGAAGAATTCGACGTACTTAAGAAAAAATACAAGATTTTGTTTGAAGAACAGCTGGCGATATTAAATCAGATTATGAAAGACGTTTATAAATAA
- a CDS encoding glycosyltransferase family 1 protein — translation MKIAIITETFLPSTDGVVTRLKEAIRYLRQQDHEVVVIAPDLGVTEYEGAIVEGVKATTMPFYRYKQFSLPQKKVKTLLEKHDPDLVHVVNPAIVGVSGVYYADKMGYPLIASYHTHVPKYFEYYKLYPLIPACWWYFRKLHNYAHLNLCTSKATQKELNAKKFHNVHVWDRGVAIDHYHPRHRSEKMRERLSGGEPNNKLLVFVGRLAAEKEIDKIKPLLEQREDLSLAIVGDGPEKESLEKSFAGTKTTFTGLLHGEELAQAFASSDALIFPSITETLGLVILEAMASGLPVIAAKSGPTMEQVEDGKTGLLFENENTDSMISAINRLENKELYEKLCYNARIEAEKFSWQKPSEQILEFYYQTLKIYQESSSKSAKSRLKATE, via the coding sequence TTGAAAATCGCCATCATTACCGAAACATTCCTACCATCAACAGACGGAGTAGTAACTAGATTAAAAGAAGCCATCAGATATCTCAGGCAGCAGGACCATGAAGTGGTAGTTATTGCTCCGGACCTGGGTGTAACTGAATATGAAGGTGCGATTGTTGAAGGTGTAAAAGCTACTACTATGCCTTTTTACCGGTATAAACAGTTTTCTCTGCCGCAGAAAAAGGTGAAAACGCTGCTTGAGAAACATGATCCTGATCTGGTGCATGTAGTTAACCCGGCCATTGTCGGAGTATCCGGTGTATATTATGCGGATAAAATGGGGTACCCGCTCATTGCTTCCTATCATACCCATGTTCCTAAATATTTTGAGTACTACAAATTATATCCACTTATACCTGCTTGCTGGTGGTATTTCAGGAAACTGCACAATTACGCTCATCTTAACCTGTGTACATCCAAGGCTACCCAGAAAGAATTAAATGCAAAGAAATTTCATAATGTTCACGTCTGGGACCGCGGCGTAGCGATTGACCATTACCATCCGCGCCATCGCAGTGAAAAAATGCGTGAACGTTTATCAGGCGGAGAACCAAATAACAAGCTGTTAGTGTTTGTAGGAAGGCTTGCAGCTGAAAAAGAGATTGATAAGATTAAGCCGCTTCTTGAGCAAAGGGAGGACCTTTCTCTTGCTATTGTAGGGGATGGACCTGAAAAGGAGTCACTGGAGAAATCATTTGCCGGAACGAAAACGACATTTACCGGATTATTGCACGGTGAAGAGTTAGCACAGGCATTTGCTTCATCAGATGCTCTTATTTTCCCGTCCATTACTGAAACATTAGGACTGGTGATCCTTGAGGCTATGGCGTCAGGGTTACCCGTAATTGCAGCAAAAAGTGGACCAACAATGGAACAGGTGGAAGATGGAAAGACAGGGCTGCTGTTTGAAAATGAAAATACAGACAGCATGATTTCAGCCATTAACCGGCTGGAAAACAAAGAATTGTACGAAAAGCTTTGTTATAATGCCAGAATTGAAGCAGAAAAATTCAGCTGGCAGAAGCCTTCTGAGCAAATTCTAGAGTTTTATTACCAGACTCTAAAGATTTATCAGGAAAGTTCATCTAAATCAGCTAAATCCAGACTTAAAGCCACAGAGTAA